One Parasteatoda tepidariorum isolate YZ-2023 chromosome 1, CAS_Ptep_4.0, whole genome shotgun sequence genomic window, agaatttcatatagaaaattaatagtttcataaaagaaatacatggtcaacaacggttataaaataaaatagtttaagtaattacaaataatggtttgaaaaaatcatctttatattaagatttataGACATCTTTTTGTTAACTGtaaatgcttatattatttccaattttgagtttctcTTTTTAACTTACAAgattatgcatgatgtatcaaaactttactaAAAGCCTAAAAAATTTCGCTAGCAAAatctccattattttatttttccaatgttGGGAGGTATGTGAAATGCAATTATGAAGAAACCCACTGTCaggttggtttttttttaaaattaaactaacctGGGTTTGTTTTTTTTGGGAGGGGAGGAATGGGTAAAATTATTGCAACAATACTTCCCAAAATGTTTCATGtgaataattttcttcgtttcaGAGTGAAAAAGGATTTGTATCATGGTTAGATGTTTCTATTGGTAAAATGGTAAAGGAACTGTATACTAATGCTGGTCGACTAAAtgtaatgaaacaaaatccTTACAATGCTGTTCTTGTAACTGGTCATCCAAATGGTGAGaatataacagatttttttaaaacttatgacagttattaacaaataaatttagattctaGATGgcataaagtttgaaaaatcaaattacaaaacatatatattcttgttatatataatagtcattttaatttcaaaaatttaggtTCAGTAAGCATGTGGTCGCCAAATGTTGATAAGCCTCTTGCAAGGATTTTATGTCATGCCCATCCAATTAGAGCTCTTGCTGTTGATTCTAAAGgattgtaagattttttttttaattttctttgaaattttaatttttttactgcttttacATGACTGACATAAGTTAATTGCACTGAAGGTACATTGCTACAGCTGGTGCTGACagaactctaaaaatatttgatgttcGAACATATAAATGCTTGCAGTCATACAAATTAAAAGGTGCTGCTGGATTCTTGGATTTCAGCCAAACGGATGCATTAGCTGTGGGTATTGGAAGTGTTGTAGAagtaagcataaataaaaacatcttgatttaagaaatttttttatttagttttaccaTGGCCTACCTCCAAATCTATGTAATATGCACATGCACACAAACTCAATTAGTGGAAAACTTGTCAtcattacagaaattttttactattactaaaaaagaaaaatatccacCTCTTCAAAGAAAGTTTGTCCTTTCGAATACccgagaagaagaagaaaattcctttttatgcCTTATCCTACCATtgcaaacacaatttaaaattacattcacatGATTTAGAATCACACATTACGTGATATAAGATCTGGCATCTTGTTTcgtattttcataattttatatcaaatattgcattttgtaTTCTCTCAATTTATAAGACACTATTATGATTCGAGTTCaagtgacttaaaaattatatatcagaatttgtattcacacgattttaaaatgaaataccaGGGTTtgtatttttgtgattttaaaatcaagtattgggattcGCATTAgggtgattttaaaatgaatcattGAGATTCACAttcacgaaattttaaaatcaaatatcgaTGTTCGTATTCTcgctatttttaaatgaaacatcgAGATTCATGTTCTCATGATTTCAAAATCAGATATTGAGATTCATATTCTCgcgaatttaaaatcaaacattgatATTCACATTaacgctattttaaaattgaacatcaCTATtcatattcacattttttttttttaagttaaatatcaaaatttgtattcacATGAGTTAAAAACTACACATTGAGATTCATAATTACGCAacctaaataaataactaaaatctcacgttgatttctttttattaaagcgTTGATAACATTTTGTGGGTAAATGCttcttacttactttttttcatactcaaatttcatgtattttttttttaattttaacatagcatttttagatttctgttttcagctttttcaattttttactaaacttttCCATGTAATAAGAATCAATATAAAgttctattaaaattaagcaattttgcaaaaatccatgattttcaaacaaattttgccGAAATGACGTGGCTAAAAGAAGAGGTATAACTAGTTACAAGAGTTAATCAAAGTgtgcagaaagttttttaatttagattttatatgcACAGAAGgtgtttcattttatctaagtcAGTCTAATTTATTAGGTAAACTTGTTATGCAAATTTTTCAGTCAAGCATTGCTCTTGTttaataacaggaaaaaaaatggtttattgtTTGAGAAATATTAACAACGCTGTACTAGTTGGCAGTTCAAGGAGTTTAAAGCGGTCACAAATTATGTGctgttatcaaattaaaatatatttagtcttatttctatttctatattttcttctgtttcaCGAAATCTACAATTCAAATTCAGGAATAGTGATTATTTCagagataaattttttgctgagtgggcatctttagaaaaaaaataccaagctattttaaaatatttactttgctatttcaaattataatattattcttatagcattttgcttttttgataattgagtttatttttaatgatgcttaaaattataaaaaatatttacttttcaattagcTTGATCATTTTTATGTGAATTCAAGTTAACTTTAATCCATAGCagtaaattattagaaattgacAAAGAATCTAgtacattataaaaccatgaaatgTTGTTGTAAGTAATGTTTTGCATATTCCAAATGTAAACGAGATACAATTTAGCTTTGTAGACCTTTaatctttgttttatatttcatgatttttaggtacatttatttttatatttttaaaatttataaatgttatgttCTGTCTGTTGAGTATCtgcaaattcattaaatattttaggtgTATAAAGGTTGTTGCAGAAATACTGTTAAAACTCCATATTTGCGTCATAGAATTACATCAACGGTCTCTGATGTTCAGTTTTGTCCTTATGAAGATGTGTTGGGGATTGGTTACAATTCAGGTTTTGATAGTATTTTAATACCAggtaattaataacttttgttttgctaccatttaatttttatagaaattttgataaattaactgaaaataatttaaacatcttCAAAAGTTAACACTCCTATTACCATTTCAatctaatatattatatttccttattaatGCTCTAAATACATCTTGTATATCTAGAACTATGAAAAAGCAGATAGTTGTGgtacaaatattattagttttccttttgaaaagtaaatgccCTATGTGTTTAActgttatatattaattttcaccggtacataaatttttataaacaaaaaaaaatcgagacaTCACAAACCAttaattgaattgttaaaactatttttattttatttttaatgttttaatctgTTTTGTACAATTGGCTGGTGGCTGGGTCGCATGCAAGcgatttcccccctttttttagttttaagtccCTTCGCAAATGATTATTCCCCAACAGGCAGTAAATGGCTGAAGAGGAGTGGCGTAATGGTATGAGAGCCTATCAGAGCTTGCCAGAGGGCGCTGTTTTTCTCCCtcctttttttcgaattttcgaCGCAGAGCGCGTTAGCCAGtctcgtaatttttttcttaaaggtaGCACGTTTTTTTTAGGTAGACGTTTTAGGGCTACTAGGTCCTGGATCCAGGGACCGGATGAccgataagtattttttttccttacaaactggcgtattaaattagtaattaattttaattaacaatgtcgaaaattgttataatattaaattaacttaaaatagatACTTAATAATCTAATTACGCCGATAATCTTAAACCACatgcgaataatttttttttaaacccagcctaattttttataagttgttaaatgtgaattattttccataatatatattaaactgttgtaacagttgaaattttgttttggagATGTTGcaccaaaattttgaattcctaAGACATTCTGAGTATTGTGTTAACAAAGAATGTTTTATANNNNNNNNNNNNNNNNNNNNNNNNNNNNNNNNNNNNNNNNNNNNNNNNNNNNNNNNNNNNNNNNNNNNNNNNNNNNNNNNNNNNNNNNNNNNNNNNNNNNNNNNNNNNNNNNNNNNNNNNNNNNNNNNNNNNNNNNNNNNNNNNNNNNNNNNNNNNNNNNNNNNNNNNNNNNNNNNNNNNNNNNNNNNNNNNNNNNNNNNNNNNNNNNNNNNNNNNNNNNNNNNNNNNNNNNNNNNNNNNNNNNNNNNNNNNNNNNNNNNNNNNNNNNNNNNNNNNNNNNNNNNNNNNNNNNNNNNNNNNNNNNNNNNNNNNNNNNNNNNNNNNNNNNNNNNNNNNNNNNNNNNNNNNNNNNNNNNNNNNNNNNNNNNNNNNNNNNNNNNNNNNNNNNNNNNNNNNNNNNNNNNNNNNNNNNNNNNNNNNNNNNNNNNNNNNNNNNNNNNNNNNNNNNNNNNNNNNNNNNNNNNNNNNNNNNNNNNNNNNNNNNNNNNNNNNNNNNNNNNGCggctgtttataattttttttttccttccaattttttttttactccattgTCACATTTCACCATCCTCACCCGTTGTCATACGTCATACTATAAAGATtggaatttaaatcaaaaaatgagagatcaatatttttctttgaatgatattctttttatttttcattaaaaataacatataagtttcattaaatatattaagttttaaaatatttaaattttttcttagcttAAAACACATTAGAATCATTGTaacaagcaaaaattattatggcACACTTAATTTTTACGCAtgcttaaattgaaatttaacagTGTCACAAAGTTAGGATGTTCAAAATGCTGGAtcacaaaatgaaaagcaaCATAGAAACATTTGAATTAAACTGGTATTTCTTATTTAGGTGCTGGTGAAGCTAATTTTGATGCTTTTGAAAGTAATCCTTTTATGACTAAATCTCAACGAAGAGAAATGGAAGTGAAAGCATTGCTTGAAAAGGTAACCTGAACTTTTGATACTAAACTCTTTAATCAGTGCATTTATGTgttctcaaataaattttttttaaattttgcgaagaaataaacgaaaaaataatggttgttagaatatatatatttcttgtgTAATATCTGACGATGTTTTTCGTCTTCtgatatttcacaattttttgtttttcatattgtGATGCAAAATATGTTGAAATCAGCTGTCAGACTGTTTacaactataaaaataacttgttaactaataaataattacttttctaaGTCAATATCTggttttcaatttcaaactttttagtataaatctgacttaaaaatttaaatttctagctACAAAATATTGTGTTTGAAAGTGAGCCAGAAGAATTTCATTCATTGGCAATGGAGAATTTTAATATCTCACAAAGGAATAATTGgatgttgtaaaaaatatagaacagATATTCATTTAAATCCATTACAAAGtataagagttattttttttatacaagttGCTGTTGTAACATAGCTACAACATTTGTAACTAGCtaacaattacaaaatatttgaacaaaaaggTTTGTTGCTTGTATGCTCAGTAATCAAAGTTTTACCCACTTGTTAGAACGTGAACAGATATTTGAATTTAGTTTCTGAACCAAgccatttacaaaaaaatcaatctcaaaagaaaactattaaaaaaaatttacattagaaTGGAATATTCTATTGGAATGTTTTAATTTAGGAATGCTCAAAAAGTAGCTTTTAGAAAACAGtagctataaaaattttatgttaatctcaaatttatctatttttcccttattcttaaaaattattttaacttattatttactattactaatttttttcacttttttatggttaaaaaaagcTGCAATCTTGATCACCTAGGCATGGTAGAAGAGCTACGAATTCTCAAAATACAAACATTACCaactttaataattgtattgcctgatgaaaaacattaatttcttgttttctaatatttagatttattaaatcacagttgggaatttttttttatctatctaatatctttattgtttcattttaatgtaatagaatttattattttttagattcaaCCTGAGTTAATTACTCTGGACCCTGGTCACTTAGGATCTATAAATGTGCCtagcttaaaagaaaaaatggaaaaaatgaaatcaattgcTGTAAGTATTTCATAACTAGCcttatataaagtttatttttgtgtaaggaatcagttttttctaaaactgtccagttcaagttatttttattataaattattttaaaaaacctctAAAAAGGTTTTAACTTGTTGCAAGGTAACAAAAAAAGCATGttgaattagttaattttaaaacatagcataCTGTTCATTTGCTTGAATATGTGTTCCTACTTAATCACTGGAATAACCCATGGTTTAAAATCTGGACAGACATTCCCTAAATACGTTCTGTGGAGCCCTACAATTCTATAGAGATTTTTCTGGAGTGTTCTGCAAAACTTTAAGTTTTCTATAGAAGTCTTACAGGGGTTCAGGACTTTTTTTAACCGGttatgttttttgaaacttGTAATTACATTTGCATCTaatcgaaatattttagttatcttTAAGCCAATTCAcctatggagaaaaaaaaatagctaaatttaaaatctatataactcttctaataataatacatttaatggATTATGAAAAGTATTTCACCTTAGTATCCCCTCAAACgtttctattcaaaattttgtttttttccaaatgttcTATTCAAGTTTTCCTGATTCTCAAAGTTTATAGCAGctctatttcatttcaataaatattataattccaTATCATTATCAGATTTTGCATACACCAAAAACTAGTCAAAGTATCACTCCAGCCCAATAAATTCAGTTgacgaaaaatttaatttttaataattattgatgaaACTAGAATCAtcattcttcattttaaatgtttttaaaatgattagtaGTCTTTCTTAAGTTAATATGTTCacaattgctaatttttttatttatgttgtcgCGGTTCTGCTTAAGCAAGAAATTTGTCACGTGATAGCGCATGATCCGGCAATGAATATAGTAATCTGTATTTTATGGTAGTTTGTCTCATACTTACATAATCTGTCTTGTTTCTTACACTATCTGGATTTAATATAATGGAATttactgtaatcgaataaaaaaatacaggatTTGTCCAGAAATATTCCctttgacctttttttttttcaggactgtgggaaatatatttttttcttttgccaaTACTTGACtcaaagccgtttttttttttttttttttttttttccgctgattttacgattttatcgcatttggctAGTTGGTGAATGCTTAGCACAATCCCTGTTTAGTGTTCCatagtcgaaaaaaaattgggaacctcTGCATTAGTAGGTCCGTCTGTAAACAAGATGCTCCaaactctgtaaaaaaaataataattcttcttgaaaaatcttcaaatcagcttaaaaaatcttaagtttcGTACAATTTGTGGCAAACctgcaaattaattttgcatttggattaattgaaaagtattttgacttaaatattaaaacatgaattaataaatcttttgttttcaaatagtTCAATTTAATTGCTGTCAATGAAAATCCTTGCTTAATTAGTGTAGGTAAATTGAAGATACTTGAATATGGTTTGCGTGCATGTTCCTAAGTTAGAATATGAAATTTGCAGAGTGATAAtagagttttcaaaattttgaaacagatgtgtaaatgaatttagaatttatttttatggaaaaaatttctgaatataagCAATATGGTGTTACGATTTTTCGCGTGTTATTTCAGAGAGTTTTATTCTTTGAGATGAGGCACAATGACTTTcgcttcattttattatttggaatATGGTTAATATTAAGTATACTGTTATATgtgtcagaaatatattttatgtactctattttcatttattgatcTTTAATCTTCAATTTACTAATGTATGTAAGTATTTGAAGACATGTTGTGGCATTTAATGTATTgtctaaaatttaatcaattattttgtaagaatgacttattttttaagcatctttgtaattttttttttacacttttagtATGTGAAACCtccaaaaattgaatttgatgtCCGTCCGAAAActaaaggaagaaataaaagtgctaaggtgtttaaaaaaaaaacaatggtgAAAGAAAGTGCTAAAAGAGTAAGCATTTGCCTTTTCTAACATAATactattcatataaaataatttaacgtaTTTAATCTTCTCTTGCATGTTgtcatatttcatatattttcttcttttttttaggaatttgtTAAATctgtaatgaaagaaaaatctcaaacaaagaaaaaagaatctaaAGGAAGTGGTGTACTTGATCgatttaaagctaaaaataaataatgtattaatattattattttgtaaataaagtttctttttatactcAAAGTTTATTAGTACTAAATGCTTCTGCCtcaaagcataataaaaaataagtttattatatcaatcatttaataaattattaagtgattgataattattaaaggaTTTGTACTACTAATGCTGCATTAATATTTAGTATCAGGTTTCCCAAAACTGACGGTTTTAAAAAGCAACTTatgaaaaatgcatgttttgttTTCTCTAAAAGGAAAAAGCCaagcatttttaacaatatttagaaaatagcaCAAACGGACCATCtactttttaatgtagttttatatgaaatacaaaaaataatttgctttttctaatttcatgCATGTCTCGTAAACTATGTTATATCACagatttggaaaattttatttatatatttatttcagttttgttgCTACTCAGTTTCTACTAACCTTTGGCAGTAAAAAGCTAATTCTTTCTTAAACAGActttaatgaatcaaaaaaagcctccaataattataaaattaacttttttacagagatttcacaatatttaaaaactgctaaatttttattatactaatttttagttttgattcaaggtttttaaaaatccttaatttcCAATTTCACTAGTTGATTGAAACAGTTATGTAGATTATATTTGTTTCTTGTTTGCACCTCACTtcacaatgtaattttttgaacctaaatggaaaatgatagtttttaaaaggatttcTTCAAAAACATACTATTAACtgtattgaattttgaaaatattagttaaagggaagtaaattattcttaattaataataaatatttattggtattgtttttatggttttgaaataaaGACATGCTATATTACGTTTAAGACGATCGGTGGCTGAGTCGTAGTACTTTGCGCTCTcctgccacaggtcctgggatcgaaccgggcaaggttgacttagcctttcatcccttcagtgggtcgataaatgagtaccaagcatgcttgggaactaaacactggggacTCCAccttcggctgaccacctgaccggaacatctgctcctgcaccccagagccgaaggtcaaaaaaactgaaatgggcacagtaggccttggcctttaacgggctgtcgcgccactgagtttagtttagtatatTACGTTTAAAAGCCTAACACATACTATGACTgaaatgttagaaataaaaaaatttattttacacaaaacacataaaattttcccTAATGACACAAAATGAATTCCTTAAAATCATTTGCATcgctatattcattttaatctaaaatcaaGTGAAATGATAGATGTCACGATTTCGAAAAATGCACTTAAAACaatcatgtatttttaaagaagatttgAATTTGTCAAATGATACTGTGTAAGGTAGCTATCGTATGGCAGACATATAATGAATGTTTCTCATTAGAGtattcatttgattctgatgtcCAATCAAAGTTTGGGTGTAATATATCCTAAATATGCTTTGAATGCTAGtagcatatttttaagatattttactcAAAAGGTACAAAACCTTGTGTTagctgaaattattatatataaaaaaaaacataactttgaatttttgcaatatttattt contains:
- the LOC107444954 gene encoding WD repeat-containing protein 46 codes for the protein MSHFETENTSFDPYHGAPPVPIEKLKKYKRGERVDFRGIKSKLHKIDLIKADKKIRKSVRDAARNELLLTEESGYLEPDDNEDTYRISQHEIAAEVDITSASKLFNLSLTEFGPYKINYSRDGRHLLLGGRRGHVAAMDWVTKRLHCEINVMESVHDLCYLHLPTMFATAQKEWVYIYDNKGVELHCIKRLSRVLQMEFLPYHFLLATSSEKGFVSWLDVSIGKMVKELYTNAGRLNVMKQNPYNAVLVTGHPNGSVSMWSPNVDKPLARILCHAHPIRALAVDSKGLYIATAGADRTLKIFDVRTYKCLQSYKLKGAAGFLDFSQTDALAVGIGSVVEVYKGCCRNTVKTPYLRHRITSTVSDVQFCPYEDVLGIGYNSGFDSILIPGAGEANFDAFESNPFMTKSQRREMEVKALLEKIQPELITLDPGHLGSINVPSLKEKMEKMKSIAYVKPPKIEFDVRPKTKGRNKSAKVFKKKTMVKESAKREFVKSVMKEKSQTKKKESKGSGVLDRFKAKNK